From the Hymenobacter yonginensis genome, one window contains:
- a CDS encoding phosphatase PAP2 family protein, whose product MTNPVRRLLAGSMLFLTEFAVTLLLGILGVVGFLALGREVFDQDAATFDAAAFRWVRHLLGPRQQWVEAVTFLASRNFITVAGLLLINWLLLMRRHRWYSLLVPVVALGSISLNLVLKQFYNRPRPLLPLVSASGLSFPSGHAMISASFYGLLVYLVQTHVRPRGLRWLLTGMLVSIILLIGLTRVYLRVHYATDVLAGFTAGLVWLAVAIPVLKRIENQVKKRFRQLPQSTEKQPE is encoded by the coding sequence ATGACCAATCCTGTGCGCCGGCTGCTGGCCGGCAGTATGCTGTTTCTGACCGAGTTTGCCGTGACGCTGCTGCTGGGCATCCTGGGCGTTGTGGGGTTTCTGGCGCTAGGGCGGGAGGTGTTCGACCAGGATGCGGCCACGTTCGATGCCGCGGCGTTCCGGTGGGTACGGCACCTGCTGGGGCCCCGGCAGCAGTGGGTGGAAGCCGTGACGTTTCTGGCCTCGCGCAACTTCATTACCGTAGCCGGGCTGCTGCTCATCAACTGGCTGCTGCTGATGCGGCGGCACCGCTGGTACTCGCTGCTGGTGCCCGTAGTGGCCCTGGGCAGCATCAGCCTCAACTTGGTGCTGAAGCAATTCTATAATCGGCCGCGGCCCCTGCTGCCGCTGGTGTCGGCCTCGGGGCTGAGCTTCCCGAGTGGGCACGCCATGATTTCAGCTTCCTTTTATGGGCTGCTGGTGTATCTGGTGCAGACCCACGTGCGGCCCCGCGGGCTGCGCTGGCTGCTTACGGGCATGCTGGTCAGCATCATCCTGCTGATTGGCCTCACCCGCGTGTACCTACGGGTGCACTACGCCACCGACGTGCTGGCCGGCTTCACGGCCGGGCTGGTGTGGCTGGCAGTGGCCATTCCGGTATTGAAGCGGATAGAAAATCAGGTAAAAAAACGATTTCGCCAGCTGCCGCAATCAACTGAAAAACAGCCTGAATAG
- a CDS encoding M61 family metallopeptidase: MQKLAALLFLASSLTLARPAAAQAPVAYQVAFPNAVHHEARITATFRELPAGPLQVRMARSSPGRYALHEFAKNVYDVQATDSKGKALPVMHPDPYGWDVPGHDGTVVFTYTLFGDRTDGTYAGIDARHAHLNMPATLAYAPALAQRPAQVQFALPARWTVASQLQPDATGTTWQAPNLQYLMDSPTSLGEQQVRTWQEGGRTIELKVLHDGTEAELDAYTANTKKVVKEAAAIFGGLPEYDFGRYTFVANYLPQTSGDGMEHRNSTSLTSRRPLRGPEAIDNLGTVAHEFFHSWNVERLRPQDLEPFDFQRANMSSNLWFAEGFTQYYGELLLRRAGVYTDEQYCQEALTGIVQAMLNSPGPKRYSPVEMSQQAPFVDAAAAIDPNNRTNTYLSYYYIGAANALALDLELRQRYRTDLDTYMRTLWQQHGAQQNYAPAKPYTLRDLQRVLGEVTRDTAFAGQFFRQHITGHELPKYDELLAPAGLLVRRAHPGQATLGARLQFNPADSSATLGTTLLGSPLYLAGLDREDVLLKLDGQKLTGNTQVQKLLATHKPGDVLQVQVRARDGQRTVPVTLQESTDLEVVLNDKATRKQLAFRKAWLSGKAK, from the coding sequence ATGCAAAAACTTGCTGCTCTGCTTTTCCTGGCGTCGTCGCTAACCCTGGCCCGGCCGGCGGCGGCGCAGGCGCCCGTTGCCTATCAGGTTGCCTTTCCGAACGCCGTGCACCACGAGGCCCGCATTACGGCCACGTTCCGGGAGCTGCCCGCCGGGCCGCTGCAGGTGCGCATGGCCCGTTCGTCGCCGGGCCGCTACGCGCTGCACGAATTCGCCAAGAACGTCTACGACGTGCAGGCCACCGACTCGAAAGGGAAAGCGCTGCCCGTGATGCACCCCGACCCCTACGGCTGGGACGTGCCCGGCCACGACGGCACGGTGGTGTTCACCTACACCCTGTTCGGCGACCGGACCGACGGCACCTATGCCGGCATTGACGCCCGCCACGCCCACCTCAACATGCCCGCCACCCTGGCCTACGCCCCGGCGCTGGCGCAGCGGCCGGCCCAGGTACAGTTTGCACTACCGGCCCGCTGGACGGTAGCCAGCCAGCTGCAGCCGGATGCCACCGGCACCACCTGGCAGGCGCCCAACCTGCAGTACCTCATGGACTCACCCACTTCTTTGGGCGAGCAGCAGGTGCGCACCTGGCAGGAAGGCGGCCGCACCATCGAGCTGAAGGTGCTGCACGACGGCACTGAGGCCGAGTTGGACGCCTACACCGCCAACACCAAAAAAGTGGTGAAGGAAGCCGCGGCCATCTTCGGCGGCCTGCCGGAGTACGACTTCGGGCGCTACACCTTCGTGGCCAACTACCTGCCCCAAACCAGCGGCGACGGTATGGAGCACCGCAACTCCACCTCCCTGACCAGCCGCCGCCCGCTGCGCGGCCCCGAGGCCATCGACAACCTGGGCACCGTGGCGCACGAGTTTTTCCACAGCTGGAACGTGGAGCGCCTGCGCCCGCAGGACCTGGAGCCGTTTGATTTTCAGCGGGCCAACATGAGCAGCAACCTGTGGTTTGCCGAGGGCTTCACCCAGTACTACGGCGAGCTGCTGCTGCGCCGCGCCGGGGTGTATACCGACGAGCAGTATTGCCAGGAAGCTCTGACCGGCATCGTGCAGGCCATGCTCAACTCGCCGGGGCCCAAGCGCTACTCACCGGTGGAAATGAGCCAGCAGGCACCGTTTGTGGATGCCGCTGCCGCCATCGACCCCAACAACCGCACAAACACCTACCTGAGCTACTATTACATCGGGGCGGCCAACGCGCTGGCCCTGGATCTGGAGCTGCGCCAGCGTTACCGCACCGACCTCGACACCTATATGCGCACGCTCTGGCAGCAGCACGGCGCCCAGCAGAACTATGCCCCCGCCAAGCCCTACACCCTGCGCGACCTGCAGCGGGTGCTGGGCGAAGTAACCCGCGACACGGCGTTTGCGGGCCAGTTCTTCCGCCAGCACATCACCGGCCACGAGCTGCCGAAGTACGACGAGCTGCTGGCCCCGGCCGGCTTGCTGGTGCGCCGCGCCCACCCCGGCCAGGCCACGTTGGGCGCCCGCCTGCAGTTCAACCCCGCCGACAGCAGCGCCACGTTGGGCACCACCCTGCTCGGCAGCCCGCTCTACCTGGCTGGCCTCGACCGCGAAGACGTGCTGCTGAAGCTCGATGGCCAGAAGCTGACCGGCAACACGCAGGTGCAGAAGCTGCTGGCCACCCACAAGCCCGGCGACGTGTTGCAGGTGCAAGTGCGCGCCCGCGACGGCCAGCGCACCGTGCCGGTCACGCTCCAGGAAAGCACCGATCTGGAAGTGGTGCTCAACGACAAAGCCACCCGCAAGCAGCTGGCCTTCCGCAAAGCCTGGCTGAGCGGCAAGGCGAAGTAG
- a CDS encoding class I SAM-dependent methyltransferase, which translates to MPPYLPDSGFDRVAAFYDPLAKLVYGRALLAAQQAALAVGLPAGAPRVLVIGGGTGWVLDEVLRQRPQAQVLYLEASPRMLARARRQVPAGASSQVEFRLGTEAALDPAERFEVIVTFFLLDLFEPGRLRQLVARLQQARQPNAPWLLADFATPRTWWQRGLLAAMYGFFRATTGISARSLPPIHQTLGGLGLRPVQEQRFFGGMVEAVVWQ; encoded by the coding sequence ATGCCACCCTATCTGCCAGATTCCGGCTTCGACCGGGTTGCGGCCTTCTATGATCCGCTGGCGAAACTGGTGTATGGCCGGGCACTGCTGGCGGCGCAGCAGGCGGCGCTGGCAGTTGGTTTGCCCGCCGGCGCGCCGCGGGTGCTTGTCATCGGGGGCGGCACGGGCTGGGTGCTGGACGAAGTGCTGCGCCAGCGGCCCCAGGCGCAGGTGCTCTATCTGGAGGCCTCCCCCCGGATGCTGGCCCGCGCGCGGCGGCAGGTGCCCGCCGGCGCCTCCTCGCAGGTGGAGTTTCGGCTGGGCACCGAGGCGGCGCTGGACCCGGCCGAGCGGTTTGAGGTAATCGTCACGTTTTTTCTACTGGACTTGTTTGAGCCCGGGCGGCTGCGGCAGCTGGTGGCCCGCCTGCAACAGGCACGCCAGCCCAACGCCCCCTGGCTGCTGGCCGACTTTGCCACGCCCCGCACCTGGTGGCAACGGGGGTTGCTGGCGGCTATGTATGGCTTTTTCCGCGCCACCACCGGCATCAGCGCCCGGAGCCTGCCGCCTATTCATCAGACGCTGGGTGGGCTGGGGTTGCGGCCGGTGCAGGAGCAGCGGTTTTTTGGCGGCATGGTGGAAGCCGTGGTGTGGCAGTGA
- a CDS encoding ABC transporter ATP-binding protein — protein MARSGMNTSGATLDPDVPKKKLSKESFRQGLRIFRFTLPYRAKFVLGTVLLTLSSASTMAFPWLIGKLADAASGNPVVLPNGMSVSINQIATAFAGLILLQGLFSFGRIWFFTQVSEFTVRDIRQALYRKFVTLPIPYFEKNRVGAITSRITSDVGIIQDSFSLTLAELFRQVTTLLAGIVFIMVVSVKLSLFMLLTFPPIVVLAMVFGKKIRGLAKTTQDELAKTNVIVEETLQGINTVKAFTNEQFETQRYTASLSNTVRAALKSNLYRGGFVSFVIIGLFGGIVLVLWRAATLVQAGQMTIGDLTQFALYTMFIGASVAGLGELYGKVQSTLGASERILEILDEPTEPTHQPGAQPVQLQGNIAYEHVAFQYPTRPDLTVLQDITFSIRAGEKIALVGPSGAGKSTIVQLLMQFYELSGGQITVDGRPIQSYDLTELRRHIGIVPQETILFGGSIRENIAYGKTNATDEEIMQAARKANAWQFISSFPEGLDTLVGERGIKLSGGQRQRIAIARAILKNPAILLLDEATSALDSESEKLVQQAMDELMQHRTSIIIAHRLSTIRKVDKILVIDGGRIVEQGTHEELAHNDNGLYANLLKLQFEMS, from the coding sequence ATGGCCCGAAGCGGAATGAATACCAGCGGCGCGACCCTTGACCCGGACGTGCCCAAGAAGAAATTGTCGAAGGAAAGCTTCCGGCAGGGGTTGCGGATTTTCCGCTTCACGCTGCCCTACCGCGCCAAGTTTGTTTTGGGCACGGTCCTGCTGACGCTGTCCAGCGCCAGCACCATGGCCTTTCCGTGGCTGATTGGCAAGCTGGCCGATGCCGCCAGCGGCAACCCGGTGGTGCTGCCCAACGGCATGTCCGTTTCCATCAACCAGATTGCCACGGCCTTTGCGGGGCTGATCTTATTGCAGGGCCTGTTTTCATTTGGGCGCATCTGGTTTTTCACGCAGGTGAGCGAGTTCACCGTCCGCGACATCCGGCAGGCTCTCTACCGCAAGTTCGTGACGCTGCCCATTCCGTATTTCGAGAAAAACCGGGTGGGCGCCATCACCTCGCGCATCACCTCCGACGTGGGCATCATTCAGGATTCGTTTTCGCTGACGCTGGCCGAGCTGTTCCGGCAGGTAACGACCCTGCTGGCGGGCATCGTGTTTATCATGGTGGTATCGGTGAAGCTGTCGTTGTTTATGCTGCTGACGTTTCCGCCGATTGTGGTGCTGGCCATGGTGTTCGGCAAGAAAATCCGGGGGCTGGCCAAAACCACCCAGGACGAGTTGGCCAAAACCAACGTCATCGTGGAGGAAACCCTGCAGGGCATCAACACGGTGAAGGCTTTCACCAACGAGCAGTTTGAAACCCAGCGCTACACCGCCTCCCTCTCCAACACGGTGCGGGCGGCCCTGAAAAGCAACCTCTACCGCGGCGGTTTCGTGTCGTTCGTCATCATTGGCCTGTTCGGCGGCATCGTGCTGGTGCTGTGGCGCGCCGCCACGCTGGTGCAGGCCGGCCAGATGACCATCGGCGACCTGACGCAGTTTGCCTTGTATACCATGTTCATCGGGGCCTCGGTGGCAGGCCTGGGCGAGCTGTATGGCAAGGTGCAAAGCACGCTGGGCGCCTCGGAGCGGATTCTGGAAATCCTGGACGAGCCCACCGAGCCCACCCACCAGCCGGGCGCGCAGCCGGTGCAGTTGCAGGGCAACATTGCCTACGAGCACGTGGCCTTCCAATACCCCACCCGCCCCGACCTGACGGTGCTGCAGGACATTACGTTCTCCATCCGGGCCGGCGAGAAGATTGCGCTGGTAGGCCCCTCGGGCGCCGGCAAAAGCACCATCGTGCAGCTGCTGATGCAGTTCTACGAGCTCAGCGGCGGCCAGATTACGGTAGATGGCCGCCCCATCCAGTCGTACGACCTCACGGAGCTGCGCCGCCACATCGGCATCGTGCCGCAGGAAACCATCCTGTTCGGCGGCTCGATCCGGGAAAACATTGCCTACGGCAAAACCAACGCCACCGACGAGGAAATCATGCAGGCGGCCCGCAAAGCCAACGCCTGGCAGTTCATCAGCTCCTTCCCCGAGGGGCTGGACACGCTGGTGGGCGAGCGGGGCATCAAGCTCTCGGGCGGGCAGCGTCAGCGCATTGCCATTGCCCGCGCCATCCTGAAAAACCCGGCCATATTGCTGCTCGACGAAGCCACCTCAGCCCTCGACTCGGAAAGCGAGAAGCTGGTGCAGCAGGCCATGGACGAGCTGATGCAGCACCGCACCAGCATCATCATCGCCCACCGCCTAAGCACCATCCGCAAAGTCGACAAGATTCTGGTCATCGACGGCGGCCGCATTGTGGAGCAGGGCACTCACGAGGAGCTGGCCCACAACGACAATGGCCTCTACGCCAACCTGCTCAAGCTGCAGTTTGAGATGAGCTAG
- a CDS encoding MBL fold metallo-hydrolase has protein sequence MASAPRYVSNPQLPIVKPNYPGNKMIGRQYCNGEELYEPSFGTVLKWQLSENPQKKEKKADLWTPDVVDCTEFLRGQDDGLVWLGHATFLLRIEATTLLFDPLLFSSLGLRRRHALPCRIEDLTDIDFLLLSHGHRDHLDEQSVKVLARQNRTMQVLTSLGMTPLLRGMAPGISVQEAGWWQQFVIDWEAMGLEDPQQPPFELFFLPASHWHRRGLADLNQVLWGSFLLRLPNGRTIYFAGDTSIAGHFEDIEKQFGPLDIVLMPIGAYKPAYMMQMSHVNPHEAAKAANLLRAGHVVPMHYGTFDLSDEPASEPLRELQQVAQGGMLRGELHVPAVGEVLRWQDWE, from the coding sequence ATGGCCTCCGCCCCGCGCTACGTCAGCAACCCGCAGTTGCCCATCGTCAAACCAAACTACCCCGGCAACAAGATGATTGGCCGGCAATACTGCAACGGCGAGGAACTGTACGAGCCTTCATTTGGTACGGTGCTGAAGTGGCAGCTCAGCGAGAATCCACAGAAAAAGGAGAAGAAAGCCGACCTCTGGACGCCGGATGTGGTGGACTGCACCGAATTCCTGCGGGGCCAGGACGACGGCCTCGTGTGGCTGGGGCACGCCACGTTTCTGCTACGCATCGAGGCAACCACGCTGCTTTTCGATCCGCTGCTGTTCTCGTCGCTGGGGCTGCGCCGCCGCCACGCCCTGCCCTGCCGAATCGAAGATCTTACCGACATTGATTTCCTGCTGCTCAGCCACGGCCACCGTGATCACCTTGACGAGCAATCGGTGAAAGTCCTAGCCCGGCAAAACCGGACGATGCAAGTTTTGACCTCGCTCGGCATGACGCCGCTACTTCGGGGCATGGCTCCTGGCATTTCGGTGCAGGAAGCCGGCTGGTGGCAGCAGTTCGTCATCGACTGGGAAGCTATGGGGTTGGAAGATCCTCAACAGCCACCCTTTGAGCTGTTTTTTCTACCCGCCTCGCACTGGCACCGCCGCGGCCTCGCCGACCTGAACCAGGTGCTATGGGGCAGCTTCCTGCTGCGCCTGCCCAACGGCCGCACCATCTACTTCGCCGGCGACACGTCCATAGCCGGTCACTTCGAGGACATCGAGAAGCAGTTTGGGCCGCTGGACATTGTGCTGATGCCTATAGGGGCCTACAAGCCGGCCTACATGATGCAGATGAGTCACGTAAATCCGCACGAGGCGGCCAAGGCTGCCAACCTGCTGCGCGCCGGCCACGTGGTGCCCATGCACTACGGCACCTTCGACCTCAGCGACGAGCCGGCCTCCGAGCCGCTGCGCGAGCTGCAGCAGGTGGCCCAGGGCGGCATGCTTCGCGGTGAGCTGCACGTGCCAGCCGTGGGCGAGGTGCTGCGCTGGCAGGACTGGGAGTAA
- a CDS encoding MFS transporter yields the protein MRQVNLTPDIPAGAIAQSLYLCAMPAPKDRRLPHIYLIILIDVIVGAAIGPVMPEFVRGLPQPQLWLSVGTGLFLGVQLFSAPVLGRLSDGYGRRPIFILSAVGTLLANGLLLPVRAGLFFANRVSDGLTNGMYSTVRSALTDISPPEKLFKNLGIEGAIISLGFVLGPMASGVLLTLLQVAPGQEAAYVVRLAVVLAALNVVLSVLLRETHTRRNGVRGAELRTELALALNPLTLWARLREKETTTPGIRRIVLTQVALTLSTGYYFYFVPFISQGPMHLDARGISYFFMFFGALSIVLNYVFYTYLADRINQRKAIVWLAALGVPVLAAYGLVGTSVVALYALVVIDCFTLSLIQGLLEGLLAQRTTDADRGEIFGLNQAFQGLASFTTTLVFGALSVLDLRLPWAWFALCLAAVAVLAAWRVPGQPAKNGVAEAH from the coding sequence TTGCGGCAGGTTAACCTAACGCCCGACATCCCGGCCGGTGCCATAGCGCAAAGCCTCTACCTTTGCGCCATGCCCGCCCCCAAGGACCGCCGCCTGCCCCACATCTACCTCATTATCCTGATCGACGTGATTGTGGGGGCGGCCATCGGGCCGGTGATGCCGGAGTTTGTGCGGGGCCTGCCGCAGCCGCAGCTGTGGCTGTCGGTGGGCACGGGGCTGTTTCTGGGGGTGCAGCTGTTTTCGGCGCCGGTGCTGGGGCGGCTTTCCGATGGCTATGGGCGGCGGCCCATCTTCATTTTGTCGGCGGTGGGCACGCTGCTGGCCAATGGGCTGCTGCTGCCGGTGCGGGCGGGGCTGTTTTTCGCGAACCGCGTTTCCGACGGCCTCACCAACGGCATGTATTCCACCGTGCGCTCGGCCCTCACCGATATTTCGCCGCCCGAGAAGCTGTTCAAGAACCTGGGCATCGAGGGCGCCATCATCTCGCTGGGCTTTGTGCTGGGCCCGATGGCGTCGGGGGTACTGCTGACGCTGCTGCAGGTGGCGCCGGGCCAGGAAGCCGCCTACGTGGTGCGGCTGGCGGTGGTGCTGGCCGCCCTGAACGTGGTGCTGAGCGTGCTGCTGCGCGAAACCCACACCCGCCGCAACGGCGTGCGCGGCGCCGAGCTGCGCACCGAGCTTGCGCTGGCCCTCAACCCGCTCACGCTCTGGGCGCGACTGCGCGAGAAAGAGACCACCACGCCCGGTATCCGGCGCATTGTGCTCACGCAGGTGGCCCTCACACTCAGCACGGGCTATTATTTCTACTTCGTGCCCTTCATCAGCCAGGGCCCGATGCACCTGGACGCGCGCGGCATCTCCTACTTCTTCATGTTCTTCGGGGCATTGAGCATCGTGCTCAACTACGTGTTCTATACCTACCTCGCTGACCGCATCAACCAGCGCAAAGCCATTGTGTGGCTGGCGGCGCTGGGCGTGCCGGTGCTGGCCGCCTACGGGCTGGTGGGCACGTCGGTGGTGGCGCTCTACGCGCTGGTCGTCATCGACTGTTTCACGCTCTCCTTGATTCAGGGCTTGCTGGAAGGCCTGCTGGCCCAGCGCACCACCGACGCGGACCGGGGCGAGATTTTCGGGCTGAACCAAGCGTTTCAGGGATTGGCCAGCTTTACCACCACACTGGTGTTCGGGGCCTTATCGGTGCTGGACTTGCGGCTGCCGTGGGCGTGGTTTGCGCTGTGTTTGGCCGCCGTGGCGGTGCTGGCCGCGTGGCGCGTGCCCGGCCAGCCGGCGAAAAATGGAGTAGCTGAAGCCCATTAG
- a CDS encoding outer membrane beta-barrel protein, with translation MAYKGRDLAPLVLRYNRCRWPQEPVRAATLQANARLEGGLRVGPRSYRLRYHYDGELQDTDFGRQVGLAGAVFARLSFNQRFFLQSELEYEGLTSSGRLSVPTNTPSFARLVDTSLKRRQALATLLVRYHVGLPVAGRWRPVLLGGISAGYALASEFSVATTLSFPDSRPAVVLPEDATAARWSRGYVAGAGVEIPVGAYRPTLELRYHPMLFQTTGGTLERQVQVQATELQLSWAW, from the coding sequence GTGGCGTACAAAGGCCGCGACCTGGCGCCGCTGGTGCTGCGCTACAACCGTTGCCGCTGGCCCCAGGAGCCTGTGCGTGCGGCCACGCTGCAAGCCAATGCCCGGTTGGAAGGCGGCCTGCGGGTGGGCCCCCGCTCCTACCGCCTGCGCTACCACTACGATGGGGAGCTGCAGGACACCGACTTCGGGCGCCAGGTGGGGCTGGCCGGCGCGGTGTTTGCGCGCCTCAGCTTCAATCAGCGGTTTTTCCTGCAGTCGGAGCTGGAATACGAGGGCCTGACCAGCTCCGGCCGCCTCTCGGTGCCCACCAACACGCCCAGCTTTGCCCGCCTCGTGGATACTAGCCTGAAGCGCCGGCAGGCATTGGCTACGCTGCTGGTACGCTACCACGTGGGGCTGCCCGTAGCCGGCCGGTGGCGGCCGGTGCTGCTGGGCGGTATCTCGGCAGGCTATGCGCTGGCGTCGGAATTCAGCGTGGCTACCACCCTGTCGTTCCCCGACAGCCGCCCGGCCGTTGTACTGCCCGAAGATGCTACGGCGGCCCGCTGGTCGAGGGGCTACGTAGCGGGGGCGGGCGTGGAAATCCCGGTGGGTGCCTACCGGCCTACGCTGGAGCTGCGCTACCATCCGATGCTGTTCCAGACGACGGGCGGCACTCTAGAGCGTCAGGTGCAGGTGCAGGCTACGGAGCTGCAGCTGAGTTGGGCTTGGTAA
- a CDS encoding Bax inhibitor-1/YccA family protein encodes MEDFTSENYQEPQPQLTLSPEEASQVMSRFMTQVYGWMAGALAVSGAVAMLVAGSATLQELVFGNRFVFLGLIIAEIALVGFLSRKAFDWSAGTTTAAFMGYSALNGLTLGIIFMVYTMESISSTFFITAGTFGLMSLYGYFTRTDLSRWGNLLFMGLIGLVLASVVNIFLNSPALYWISSFVGVLLFTALTAYDTQKVKMLAFLGYEDDATDRKAAVLGALTLYLDFVNLFLFLLRLFGRRR; translated from the coding sequence ATGGAAGATTTTACTTCTGAAAACTATCAGGAGCCGCAACCGCAGCTCACCCTCTCGCCCGAGGAAGCCTCCCAGGTGATGTCGCGCTTTATGACGCAGGTGTACGGCTGGATGGCCGGCGCGCTGGCCGTCAGCGGGGCCGTGGCCATGCTGGTGGCCGGCTCGGCCACGCTGCAGGAGCTGGTGTTCGGCAACCGGTTTGTGTTTCTGGGCCTGATCATCGCCGAAATTGCGCTGGTCGGTTTCCTCTCGCGCAAAGCCTTCGACTGGTCGGCGGGCACCACCACGGCGGCGTTTATGGGCTACTCGGCACTCAACGGCCTCACGCTGGGCATCATCTTCATGGTGTACACCATGGAATCCATTAGCTCCACGTTCTTCATCACGGCCGGCACCTTTGGCCTAATGAGCCTCTACGGCTACTTCACCCGCACCGACCTCTCGCGCTGGGGCAACCTGCTGTTCATGGGCCTGATTGGGCTGGTGCTGGCCTCGGTGGTGAATATCTTCCTGAATAGCCCGGCGCTGTACTGGATTTCCAGCTTCGTGGGCGTGCTGCTGTTCACAGCCCTCACCGCCTACGACACCCAGAAAGTGAAGATGCTAGCCTTCCTCGGCTACGAAGACGACGCCACCGACCGCAAAGCCGCCGTGCTGGGCGCCCTCACCCTCTACCTCGACTTCGTGAACCTGTTCCTGTTCCTGCTGCGTCTGTTTGGCCGCCGCCGTTAA
- a CDS encoding energy transducer TonB, whose translation MKHLFLFLLTVVATHAAQAQQPAAPKAPVELKAGRMQAQARPAANRPDVAPQYPGGAQAIGAFFQQNIQYPEAARVKGVTGNVEVTATVGADGRLTNPVVAKSLAPDCDAEALRVLALMPAWKPATRKGEPVPVQVRLPVPFGNSQILKVEQGKTKFE comes from the coding sequence ATGAAACACCTCTTCCTCTTTCTGCTGACGGTAGTGGCCACTCACGCCGCGCAGGCCCAGCAACCGGCCGCGCCCAAAGCGCCCGTGGAGCTGAAGGCCGGCCGCATGCAGGCCCAGGCCCGCCCGGCCGCCAACCGCCCCGACGTGGCGCCCCAGTATCCGGGCGGCGCGCAGGCCATAGGCGCTTTTTTTCAGCAGAATATCCAGTATCCGGAGGCGGCGCGCGTCAAGGGTGTTACCGGCAACGTGGAAGTTACGGCTACCGTCGGGGCCGATGGACGCCTGACTAACCCGGTAGTAGCCAAATCCCTGGCCCCCGACTGCGACGCGGAGGCGCTGCGGGTGCTGGCCCTCATGCCCGCCTGGAAGCCAGCCACCCGCAAGGGCGAGCCAGTGCCCGTGCAGGTGCGCCTGCCGGTGCCGTTCGGCAACTCCCAGATTCTGAAGGTAGAGCAAGGCAAAACCAAGTTTGAATAA
- a CDS encoding sodium:solute symporter, with protein sequence MSPTLILSLIAGYFVVLIIISILTSRKATSESFFIANRNAPWYMVAFAMIGTSLSGVTFISIPGMVATQSWSYMAVVLGYIVGYLVIGTVLMPMYYRLRLVSIYTYLEQRFGFWSYKTGAFFFLISRAVGAAFRLFLVAGVLQLAVFDGLGVPFAVTVTVSIFLIYLYTFRGGLKTILWTDTFQTMAMLVCVAVSIYLMADELNLGFAGLVKTVKESSMSQIYFSDPKDDKFFWKQFASGAFITIVMTGLDQDLMQKNLSCRNLQDAQKNMFWFTIAIVVVNVFFLSLGVLLYQYAAAKGIALPTNPATGKIIGDNVFPLLATGHFTLFAGIVFILGIIAVTYASADSALTALTTSFCVDMLDIKQYEEKKQTRVRQLTHFGFSLVLIVIILIFRAINDQSVITAVFKAAGYTYGPLLGLYSFGLFTGRGLHDRLVPAVCVAAPLLTWFINANSKAWWGYEFGFEILILNGLLTFLGLLAISRPRAAAELNPAL encoded by the coding sequence ATGTCTCCCACCCTCATCCTGAGCCTGATTGCGGGCTACTTCGTCGTTCTCATCATTATTTCGATTCTCACGTCGCGCAAGGCCACGAGTGAGTCGTTCTTTATTGCCAACCGCAACGCGCCCTGGTACATGGTGGCGTTTGCCATGATTGGCACCTCGCTGTCGGGCGTCACGTTCATTTCCATTCCGGGCATGGTGGCCACGCAGAGCTGGAGCTACATGGCTGTGGTGCTGGGCTACATTGTGGGCTATCTGGTGATTGGTACCGTGCTCATGCCCATGTACTACCGGCTGCGGCTGGTGAGCATCTACACCTATCTGGAGCAGCGGTTTGGGTTCTGGAGCTACAAGACCGGCGCGTTCTTCTTCCTGATTTCGCGGGCCGTGGGGGCGGCGTTCCGGCTGTTTCTGGTGGCGGGCGTGCTGCAGCTGGCCGTATTCGACGGGCTGGGCGTGCCGTTTGCCGTCACGGTCACGGTCAGCATCTTCCTGATTTACCTCTACACCTTCCGCGGCGGCCTCAAAACCATCCTCTGGACCGATACCTTCCAGACCATGGCCATGCTGGTGTGCGTGGCCGTGAGCATCTACCTGATGGCCGACGAGCTGAACCTGGGCTTTGCCGGGCTGGTGAAAACGGTGAAGGAAAGCAGCATGTCGCAGATTTACTTCTCCGACCCCAAAGACGACAAGTTCTTCTGGAAGCAGTTTGCCTCGGGCGCCTTCATCACCATCGTCATGACCGGCCTCGACCAGGATTTGATGCAGAAAAACCTGAGTTGCCGCAACCTCCAGGACGCCCAGAAAAACATGTTCTGGTTCACGATTGCCATTGTGGTGGTGAACGTGTTCTTCCTGTCGCTGGGCGTGCTGCTGTACCAGTACGCGGCCGCTAAGGGCATTGCGCTGCCTACCAACCCGGCCACCGGCAAAATCATCGGCGACAACGTGTTTCCGCTGCTGGCCACGGGCCACTTCACCTTGTTTGCGGGCATCGTATTCATCCTGGGCATCATTGCCGTCACCTACGCCTCTGCCGACTCAGCCCTGACGGCCCTCACCACCTCGTTCTGCGTGGACATGCTCGACATCAAGCAGTACGAAGAGAAAAAGCAGACCCGCGTGCGGCAGCTCACCCACTTTGGCTTCTCGCTGGTGCTCATCGTCATCATCCTGATTTTCCGCGCCATCAACGACCAGAGCGTCATCACGGCCGTGTTCAAGGCCGCCGGCTACACCTACGGACCGCTGCTGGGCCTCTACTCCTTCGGGCTGTTTACGGGCCGCGGCCTGCACGACCGACTGGTGCCGGCCGTGTGCGTGGCCGCACCGCTGCTCACGTGGTTCATCAACGCCAACTCCAAGGCGTGGTGGGGCTATGAGTTCGGGTTCGAGATTCTGATTCTGAACGGCCTGCTCACGTTCCTGGGGCTGCTGGCCATTTCGCGCCCCCGCGCTGCCGCCGAATTGAACCCTGCTTTATAA